ACCGAAAATCCCATATTAGAGAGTGAATGAATTGCTGGAGAAACATCATAAGGGTTTCCTGTAAAGCCATGCATACAAATGACTACTGTATCGACATTAGGCTCGGCCTTAAAGTACTGAGGTTTTGCATCAGACATTAACTGCATTTGAATGTCACATGGGAGTGGGTCAAATCCTGAGAAATATGATGGCTGGCGCATAATCTCAACATCGTATTGTATTCATGATCCCTGTTAAGCACGGATTTCGATTTCATATCCAGTGAACTTCCGAATATTGATGACACCCGTATCGAATATTAAATACTGTCCTTTAATACCGATCAAAGTTCCACTCACCAGTGGTGCTTTTTCAAAATTAAACGAAGATATTTTCTGTGGAAATATGTTTACTGGGTAGTTTATCTCCGTGACAGCGGCATTCAACTTTTGTATTGCATTATCGCCGTATTCATTCAAGAGTTCAAAGATGGTGTCTTTAATCTGTAGCCCAACCTCATGAGCTTTTTCTTGCAGTGGAATCGGGTCATTGTTACCCTTCAACATGCCTCGCCAGTTTGTTTTATCTGCCATGAGCTGAGCTAATTTAACTTCAACTAAGCCAGAAATATACCGAGATTTCACGAGATAAATAGGTAATGCTTCTGTTGCACCTTGATCAATCCAGCGAGCTGGAATCTGCGAGTGTCGCGTGATACCCACCTTCAACGCTGATGTGTTGGCGAGGTAGACGACATGATCAACCATACAATTGCGTTGACCCCATTCCGGTTCTCTACAAGTGCCTTTATGGAAGTGACATTGCTCGGGTTTTAAGATGCACATATCACAAGCGGCAAGGCTTTTCATACATGGATAACAGTGACCTTGCGAAAAACTTTTATTCGTTTTCCGTCCACAATTTTGGCAATAGATCTGACCTAAAAACTCTAATTCTAGATGCTGATTGAGAAGTGGATTTAATAGTAGTAACTGATCACCTACTGGCAAAGTATATTCAACAACCTCATTGAGTTTCGTTTTCATTTTGCGCAAGGTACCTTGCATATTCATTGACCTTCGTATGTATACCCAATCCTGGAACTGCTGTTCTGCCTGCAATATTTCTCTTCTATTGGCTCAATGTCCAGTTCAGACCTCTATCTCCTTCTTACTACTTTTTTCAAACTTTCAGAAACTATTTTTGGCTGCGAGGAAGCAATAGCAGCTTGGAAATAGCAGACTTGCCAACACTGAGATCGCTTCAGTGGGTACCTCACTAAAGGCTTTCTTGTCTGTGCTATCCATCTGAGTGGTCTCGTTCAGGATCCTTACCCTGACTTTGCAGCAATGGTTGAGAATTGGGAACTACTGGGGGCACTCTATGAAGATGATGAGTTGATCAAGGATTGGCCTGGACACATCACTAAATATAGAAGCTGATATTAAGTGGTTCGCCACCTTTTGATAAGACGTTGCGGTTGACCAAATCTGAAAGCGTTTTAGTTTCATGAATAATCTCCCAGCCAACAGGAGAGAAAGTGTGCTTATTGTATATATTTTCGGCCAGCAGTGGACTGGTGAGTACGTGGGTTAGAGCATCAATTGCAATGACACGGGTCGCCAGTGGCCCCAATAGTGAATTACTTGGCGTATCTTCTGCGAATAGCCCCACGTATAGCTCTACTTTATCGACATCTCCGTACAGCTGTTGTAATAATTCCTGTGTTCGGGGGTTCCCTGTAATTTGATCAAATTGTGTCACTCTGGGAAACTTATATGCATATCGATAGTCGTTGTAGCTCGCCAG
The Acaryochloris marina S15 genome window above contains:
- a CDS encoding DUF2797 domain-containing protein, which produces MQGTLRKMKTKLNEVVEYTLPVGDQLLLLNPLLNQHLELEFLGQIYCQNCGRKTNKSFSQGHCYPCMKSLAACDMCILKPEQCHFHKGTCREPEWGQRNCMVDHVVYLANTSALKVGITRHSQIPARWIDQGATEALPIYLVKSRYISGLVEVKLAQLMADKTNWRGMLKGNNDPIPLQEKAHEVGLQIKDTIFELLNEYGDNAIQKLNAAVTEINYPVNIFPQKISSFNFEKAPLVSGTLIGIKGQYLIFDTGVINIRKFTGYEIEIRA